Below is a genomic region from Brassica oleracea var. oleracea cultivar TO1000 chromosome C9, BOL, whole genome shotgun sequence.
TTATGAGCTGGAACAAAATTCACCACGCATCTTTCAATCACTGATTCTGCTGGGACCTCATCACGATGGAAACTGTAGAAAAGTTCATGTGTATCCTTTACTACCCAGTTTCCCCCACCCCTTTTCTTTGCATCTTCTTGACGATAAAACCATTGTCCCAGAATCATCATCCTTCCATCTTGTTTTTTGGTAATATCCTACACAAAAAAACAAGAGAAATGGATGATACAACAAGATTTAAGAGGCCATAGGAGATTTATTAAGTATTTCAACTAATTTGTTTTTCTACAAATTTGCAAGCGTAGATTATTATTTTTTTTTGGCATGTCTATGTAATTTACTTCAAAATTTTAGGGTGCCTAAGATCAGCGTTTCATTTGGCTTTGTCCAAGACCAGCCCTGAGCATATACAAAAATTCAGTACCTTGATAATGGCAACAAAAGGCTCAAGACTAGTGTCTTCTGGATGCAACAGCACCGAATCCTCCTGTGCAAGAAAGGAATGTCAGAGAGAGGCTAGAAACAAAGCATTCAGGTGCAAAGGAAAGCATGATGTAACTCACCAGCTCGTATCTGTTACCGCCGTATTCGAACTGCCCGTAATGGGTTCCTCTACCCGTAACTTTAACCGGCTCACCAACCGGTTTCGCGTCATCGGGCTCCAATTCCTTCGGCGGCGTTTCTTCGTCATCTTTCTTTCTCTTCCTCTCTGTCTCCTCCTCTTCCCCATCAGACTCTTCGTTCAGGCTCACCTTCTTACGCTTCCTCATTTTTCCCTCCATTGTTTCCTCAGGTCTCCTTGAGTTCTGTCCCTGAGACCTCGTCTTCGCTAGGGAGTCCTCTTCGTCGTCACTCGAGGACACCTGAGCAAAGCTCCCACAAGACACCATCTTTCTTCCTCCTCCCTGCGTGAATAAGAGAACAGAGACAATTAATAAGATATATATTGTTGTTTTGTCAATATGATAGAACGTAGTATGTATCTTCACACACCTTCTTAACTTTTGGATTTTACAAAGAGGTTAGATACATGCATATATATACTAACTTACAGTTTTATAAGCCTAGATTTATTTTATTGCTTAATTATCTTTGAGGACTTTTATGATCATTTTGAGATATCTTTCTTATAAAATAAGTTGGTCAAATTTATTAGTTAGGAAGTTTTATTAAAATGGTCAACATTCTCATTTAGGATATCTTACTAATTTAATAAAATATTTTTTTCAAATTAATAAATAAAATAAAATGAATCACTAAATTACTACGTTTATAAATAAAGATTAGTATTTTAGTTGCATTTGATTTTTAATTTGGACCATCATTTAAATTTTTTATTAAATATATTTTATTAAGACTAGCAATATATATAATCTTTGAACTAATTTAATCATAATATATTTTGATATCTTTTCATTTTAAATATAAATATATTTATTTAAAAAAATATAACAAATCTGTTCAAAAAGATTTTAACAAGATTTAAAATTTTTTTAAAAAAAATTATATTTAAATATTTTCACTAATTTTGAAATTAGTTTTGAATACTATTATACATTAATATATTCAGTTATCATTTACAAAATGAAAAATAAAAATTATATCCTATTTTTATTTATAATATAATCATAATAAATCATATTAAAATAAAAATATTATATTATATTGAGCTAAATAGGATTAAATTGTATTAAACTGCCAAAATTATATATTTTATTTTCGTAAGTATAAAATTTTTGTGTTCAAAAATAAAAATATAATACATTAGTACGACGGGTTAACATTAGCAAATTATATAATACGTATAAAATTAACATATATTTCACCAAAACCAATTTCTCAAAATAAGAGTGAATTCATGAAAAAAAGGTAATAACTTGAAAATTTGCAAAAATGGAAAAACAGTAATAAGTGGAGAGAAAAATGGTAAAATGACATTGTTATCCTTGCTCCTTACAATCAGAGATCTTAAATTATTTTAGACGGCTAACAAATATGTTTCTAGTCTACAAATTATTTTAACCGACTAATAGACATATGTTTTTAATTCATCTTCCTCCGTGAATTTGCATGGTTATATTCCAATTTATTCGGATATTTTACATATTAACTGGTTATTATGTTAGTGGCTGGCTGACTAAAATAATTATCCGGATACTGTTATTGTTAGTTGGATTTTTTGATCAGTAGTCGACTATCACTGTATATTCAAACTCTAAAAGTTAAGTAATGTATATCAATTATCCAAATATCAGAATTGTTAGTTGCAATTTCGATCAATAGTCGGCTAAAGGTATAATAACTTTCATTAAGAGCCATAAGAACCTTAGAAGCAATCTCAGCATATTTTAAGATTTTGGGGCAAGATTGATGAAAAATCTGCTTATTTGAAAGTTTTGGAGCCGAGATGACAATGACGCAGCGACATAATGTTCGGTAGTCCCGCGGTGGCGCAGTCATGAAAGAGCTGCATCTTTACCAAACAAAAAAAAATTAAGAACATGAAAATAAATTTAAGAAAAAACATTTAGATATAGCTTACATATATAGTTATCCGGCTATAGTTATTGCAGGGGTAATTTGGCCATTATAAAAAAAAACAGCTCAACTGAAAAGGTGTTTTTTTTTTACAAATTATACAGTTATATTTGTATAGGAAACAAATTTCTCAAAATTAAATCTTTGAAACTACTTTAATCATGATATCTTTTCATTTTAAATATAAATATATATGTATATATTATATTATATTTTAAAAATTCTAATAATATGTTGAAAAATGCTTTAGCAATATGTTAATTTTAAAAAAAAATATGTAAATATTTTCACTAATTTCGTAATTAGCAATTAACTATTATTATGCATCAATATATATTAAGATATATATTATAAAATGAAAAATTAAAATTATATCCTATTTTATCTACTCTATAATCATAATCATCATGTTAAAACAATTATTATATTAAATTAAATATGATAAAAGTATATTAAATTGATAAATTTATAAATTTTATTTCACAAATATAAACTATTTGTGTTAAAAATATAATACAATGACAGAATTTCTTAAAAATTAGCAAACTATATCTAAAATTAATTTATCTTAGACTTTTTTATATACAATAATATATATATATATATATATATATATATATATATCTAAAACATTGGTAAAAGGAAATCATGCTTTGAAGGGAAGGTCGGAGTTTAGCATAAATTAAATACAAAATAATTTTCAAATATGTTTTCTCATGAATATATTAATTTGTTTAATAACTATATGCAAATACAATAAAATATATATATAATAAGAACTGACAAATACATGTGACGGTTTTAAACAATTGATTAATTATAACATGTAAATTATAAAATTATTGTATTTGAGATAGTTATATAAACATTTAAGTATATGATTAACGTTAAAATATATACTACTAATGATGTAAAACAAATATCTATGCATTAACCGGAATGAAAGTAGCTAGAGCTTGTCCATCGATATCTCATCTGCTCTTTGCAGATGACAGTCTCTTCTTTTGTAAGGCACAAAAAGAGGAGTGTCAAACCATTCTCAGGATTTTGAAGTAGTATTAAGATGTATCAGGTCAACTAATAAATTTTCAAAAAAAATTCAATTCAATTTGGATACAAGATTAAGGAATTCAGCCGACAGGAGTTGCGGGATATTTTGGGAACACAAATTTAGGAGGAATGGTATCTTACCTGGGACGACCTGAGAATCTCGGAGGTTCCAAGATTCATGTTTTTGGATTTATACAAGATCACTTAAATAATAGGGTTAATGGTTGGAGTTTTAAGTTTTTTACTAAAGGCGGAAAGGAAGTGATCATTAAATCAGTAGTTACGGCCTTACCAAATCATGTGATTTCCTGCTATCGTTTACCAAAGGCAACCGCAAAGAAACTGACGAGGGCGGTAGCACAATTCTGGTGGAGCCCAGGGGAAGCACAAAAGGGATGCACTGGAAATCATGGGACAAATTATATATAAATAAGGATGAAGGAGGTTTAGGTTTTAAAGATCTCAGTGATTTTAACACGGAGATGCTTGGTAAGCAGTTATGGCTTTTGATAGAGAAACCAAATACCTTATTTGCTCGAGTTTTTAAAGGACGGTACTACAGTAATGCCTCACCCTTGGAACCGATTAGATCATATTCTCCGTCATATGGCTGGCGGAGTATTGTATCTAGATCTCTAGTTAGCAAAGGACTAATTTAAAGGGTGGGATCATGATCATCTATATCCGTATGGAACGATCCATGGCTCCCAACCACTCGCCCGAGACCAGCAAACAAAAACCAACATAACATTTACCTAGACCTTACAGTTGACTCTCTCATTAACTCAACTTCGTAAAGTTGGAACTCGTAGGCATTTCGGGCTTTGGTGGATCCCCATGATGTAAAAATCATAGAAAGCATACCACTGAGTAGGACTCATATGGGAGATAAGGATAGGTGGCATTTCACAAGAAATAGGAAATACACGATCAAATCAAGATACGAAGTAGAACGAGTTTACCCAGATAAGGAAACAACACCAGTAATGTTGGGACCTACAGTTGATATTGAAAGCGTTCTGATGGAAAGTTTGGTGCCCACCAAAAATAAAATATTTTTTATGGCAATTGATGTCAAGGTGTATATAAGTTAAGAAAAATCTGCAAGCAAGAGGGCTACAACGGGGTATGTGTTGTGCCAGATGCGGAGCCTTCGAGGAATCAATAAACCATGTGTTTTTTGAATGTCCTCCAGCATGTCAGGTCTGAGCTCTCTCACAGATACCATCAAACCCATCTATTTTTCCCACTCGAGCTCTCTTCACAAATATGAATCATTTCTTCTGGAGAGTTTTTCCACAAATGGAGAATCATCAATTTGCATGGATTTTATGGTACATTTGGAAAGAAAGGAACAACAAAGTTTTCAGTAATCTGGACATTTATCCCAGGGATACGCTCAAATTTGCGAAAACAGAAACAACACATTGGGCTGAAGCACAAGTTTTAAACACACAGAGGGCAGCACAACATATTGAAGCTATGAACTTACCGTCAATTCCAGGTCGATGGTGTTTGACAGATGGTTCTTAAAAAGATAATGAGGTTTTTTCAGGATATGAGTGGTATAGTACTTTAGAAGGTTTTGCTGGTTTGATGGGAGTAAGAAATGTCAGGGTTAGTCTTTCCCCTCTTCATTTGGAAGTGGATGCGCTAATTTGGGCGATGGAATGTATGAGGAATTTGCGGTAGTTTGTGGTCACGTTTGCAACAGATTGTTCTCAATTGGCGAAGATGGTTTCAGAACGAGAAGTATGATCAGCTTTTGCAAGTTATTTGGAAGACATTAAGACCCTGCAAGAAAGTTTTCTCAGCTCTGAGATCATTCATCTACCGAGAACGCATAATTTGAAGGCGGATAGTCTAGCATGTTGTGTCTGAAAACAACATTCTTTCGTCGTTCACATGGATGGAGAGCTACCAGTGTAGTTTAGAGAATCAGTATGAGTCTATTTTTAAGTTAATGACAAAAAAAAAATCTATGCATATAAAAGTGAAAACATATAGCCGCGCGGTTGCGCGGGTCAAGATCTAGTAAGGATTAAACAAAATCTTGTTCGTTGCTTTCAAGTTTGCTTTCCTTTAACCATATAAAGTTTGTTCTTTTTTCTTTGTTCCTTTCAAGTTTTTTAAATTAAGGCTTCGAATAGAGAAAGCGGATCAAGCGTTTCGGATTCGGTGGATCAAGTGGATCGAGTGAAACAAAAGTGGTTCTAGCGGATCTAGTGGATCAAGTGTGGATCAAGTGTGGATCTAGCGGATCTAGCGGTTCAAACATATGTATGAATGGTGAAAGTGGATAAAAAGCGGTTCAAAATACTGTACACATTTAATATAACTTATATATAAATTAATAATTTAGTTTTTTCATGATAAAATTAAAATAGTTGTTTTAAAAATAATTTTCTAAATGAAATAAATATATAATTTTTTATTCAAAATATAATAGAAACTGTTTTAAAGATATATATATATATATATATAGTCATTATTCTTATTATTAATATAAAAGACTATAGTAGAGAATTATTAAGTAATTATAGTACTTAAAATAAACTCTAAAGGAACAAAAACAAACTTCTCACAAAAACACACAAAAAATAATTTTATTATATTAATTAAATTAAATTAAGACTCTGAACGGAAAAAGCGAATCAAGCGTTTCGGATCGAGCGAAAAAAAGTGGATCCAACGGATCGAGCGGAAAAAAGTGGATCCAACGGATCGAGCGAAACAAAAGTTGATCAAGCGGATCTAGCGGTTCAAAACATAGGTTGAATGATGAAAGTGGATAAAAAACGGTTCAAAATATTGTACAAATTTATTATAATTTATATAAGATTTAAATTAATATTTTTTGTATTTTTAATAAATTATTAATTTTAAAATAAATATGTACAGGCTATTTATTTTATACTATAAGATTTAATAAATTATAAATTATATATGATATGAATAAGTAGAATATTGTAAATTAATCTTAACCAACTCACCAACTTAAAAATATTTTTTTTTTAAATCAAAGTAAATATTACATTATCAAAAATATTATTTTAAATAATAAGATATATATATATACAGCCAAAATAATATAATGAAATATAATGATCCTATGTATTTAATAAAGCTAAGTCTAGAAATTAATAGTTAAAATAAGTTGCATATATGAATTACCAAACAATACTGTGTATTTATTATTAGTGGATAAATTTGAACTACTCCTAAATGGGAGTTGATGAAATGAACCACTTGTGGTTCTTAAAACAAGAACAAAAAGTAAAACGTTTTTTAAAAAAGTGGTCGAGCCACTTTACACATAAATTGATCATATTTTTGCTGAATGGTAAGAGTATAGTGGATGATACACACAATGCAGTTCCTCCATCAATTATCTGCCTCCCATCCTCAGCCTAAAATGCATAGGGAGAAAATAAAAACAAAACGACATTATCGTCAGAATACTATATAATCTATCTATCTATCTATATAAAGTTGGTTTTTTCCCTTCTTATGACATGTGGAAGGGGGGTTTGTTGACATGTGTCCTCATGTTTTTTTTAAATCCTTCTTCATTTAAATTATTGCAATTTGCTCCATCAATTTCTAATTATGTACTATCTAATCTTTCTCATATTTATTGGTCCCTAAAATTCAAGAAATAAATAAAAGAATATAAATATATTTTAAATATTTAATTTATTCACAATTCAAAATAGCATAAACTTTCACCATTTTATTATTTACTAATTTTTATTATTTCATTTACAAATTATATATTTATTTCACTATTAATATCATAAGATAATCAAACTAAGAATAAGAAAGTAGAGCATCAACGTAAATAACCAAGAAAGCGGGACAAAAAAAGAATAATAATCGAAAGGCCAAAGCCACCAAGAAGCAGGAAGATATATGGCTAAAGCACTGGAATCACAACCAGTAACTAAAAGGTAAGAAAAACCTCACAAACTAAACAAGAACATACAAGACGGTCATGCAAGTGCAAAACCACAAAGCTCTGGATAGAAGGGACCANNNNNNNNNNNNNNNNNNNNNNNNNNNNNNNNNNNNNNNNNNNNNNNNNNNNNNNNNNNNNNNNNNNNNNNNNNNNNNNNNNNNNNNNNNNNNNNNNNNNNNNNNNNNNNNNNNNNNNNNNNNNNNNNNNNNNNNNNNNNNNNNNNNNNNNNNNNNNNNNNNNNNNNNNNNNNNNNNNNNNNNNNNNNNNNNNNNNNNNNNNNNNNNNNNNNNNNNNNNNNNNNNNNNNNNNNNNNNNNNNNNNNNNNNNNNNNNNNNNNNNNNNNNNNNNNNNNNNNNNNNNNNNNNNNNNNNNNNNNNNNNNNNNNNNNNNNNNNNNNNNNNNNNNNNNNNNNNNNNNNNNNNNNNNNNNNNNNNNNNNNNNNNNNNNNNNNNNNNNNNNNNNNNNNNNNNNNNNNNNNNNNNNNNNNNNNNNNNNNNNNNNNNNNNNNNNNNNNNNNNNNNNNNNNNNNNNNNNNNNNNNNNNNNNNNNNNNNNNNNNNNNNNNNNNNNNNNNATTATTGCAATTTGCTCCATCAATTTCTAATTATGTACTATCTAATCTTTCTCATATTTATTGGTCCCTAAAATTCAAGAAATAAATAAAAGAATATAAATATATTTTAAATATTTAATTTATTCACAATTCAAAATAGCATAAACTTTCACCATTTTATTATTTACTAATTTTTATTATTGCATTTACAAATTATATATTTATTTCACTATTAATATCATAAGATAATCAAACTAAGAATAAGAAAGTAGAGCATCAACGTAAATAACCAAGAAAGCGGGACAAAAAAAGAATAATAATCGAAAGGCCAAAGCCACCAAGAAGCAGGAAGATATATGGCTAAAGCACTGGAATCACAACCAGTAACTAAAAGGTAAGAAAAACCTCACAAACTAAACAAGAACATACAAGACGGTCATGCAAGTGCAAAACCACAAAGCTCTGGATAGAAGGGACCAAAGCTCCAAGAGACTAACTCCGCACACCTATACCAAGAGAAATATAGAAAGAAAAGAAACAACTTGAGAGAGGGAGAATGAAAGACAACCACTGATAAATTAGAGACTAAACTTGAGACCAGAAATAACCTTCCAAGCCCACATAGCATACACGAACGAAAACATTATCCAAACCTGAAGTGGCAAACATGGTGAAAGGGAGAGCCACCAGAGATGCGATGAAAGCAGCAAAGAGATGCGAGAATAGAGGGAAAAGGAGACAAAACGAAATCAGCAAACTATGGAGCCGTCCTCGAGATATAAAAGAGAGCATATAAATCAGAACACCAAAAAATAGATCTTGAAAACCAAGACGAACAGAGACACTATTGACGGTAAGCCAACAACGATGAATACAACATCAAAGACGACTAAACTCTGGCCCAACCAAAGAAACACAGTTTCAAACATCAGCTGAAATCTAAGGAAAAAGAGGACCTGTCAATATTGATTGGAACAGCCTACAATGCCGTGAGAATCAACCGAACAAATGAAACTCATAAACTTGATCTACAACATGGCAAGGAAGAATAAGAGAAAGAGGTGAATCTTTTTTCGGTGATGGTGAGAACTATCGCACACCAGAAAGGTAACGAAATACATAGACGATGACAGCTCAATGTCAAAATATGGGGAGAGGGCAAAAAAACATAGTTATAATTTTCAAAAAAATAAAATAAAAAACAATTTTGACGCTGAAACCGTTAATCTTATAATCAACAAATGCGTAGATACAAAGTTATTGAAATTCAATATTCTTTTACGTTAGAGGCTCACTTCACTACTAACAAGTACTATACACACAAAAACAAATTATTCAAAAAAACAAACACAAAATATATTAATATATCACCTACTACTACAAAACACACTAAAAATACCAAGTAATGCTCTTAACAAATAAAAACGACAACAAAATTACATTATCCAAAAAATCATGCTCTTAGCAATAATAAAACAATATTTCGCGCGAAGCGCGGACATCCCCCTAGTATATCATATTCTAACCCTAGTCGTCTTATAGTTATATGATTCTTATGATTATCTGATGAATTATAATTTTTGTAATATTATCAGTAGCTCTGGACATTCAGGTATTCGGTTCGGGTTCGGGTAAGATCCTTTCGCTTTTGGATTTATCGGATAAATGATTCTTATACCCAATATATATTTACGAGATTTCGGTTTGGTTTCGATTCAGATTTTGTTGGTTATGTGTCGGTTCCGAATACCCATTTAATATTTGAATCAAATATATATATATATATATACAAAATGTCTTACATAAAATGTTAATCGAAGTGGTCTAGTTGTTACACTTGCCCATTCGTCAATTTTACCAGGGTTCGAGTCACTAATGTGTCAATTTTATAAGTATTTTAACATAGAAATACTATATAC
It encodes:
- the LOC106314728 gene encoding uncharacterized protein LOC106314728; the protein is MVSCGSFAQVSSSDDEEDSLAKTRSQGQNSRRPEETMEGKMRKRKKVSLNEESDGEEEETERKRKKDDEETPPKELEPDDAKPVGEPVKVTGRGTHYGQFEYGGNRYELEDSVLLHPEDTSLEPFVAIIKDITKKQDGRMMILGQWFYRQEDAKKRGGGNWVVKDTHELFYSFHRDEVPAESVIERCVVNFVPAHKQLPRGRGFIVREVYETVGKKLWKLTDKDYEVAKQREIDLFVDKSLARLGDLPDL